CTTCCCCCGCAAACTGCCGCGGGGGAAGGGAGCCAGTCTGGTGCACTACCAAGCGGGGTTGCGGCAGCGGTCACCCGGGCAGAAGCTGCACCTTCGGGGCGTCTCGACAGAGGCCGGCGCATCCCCCGGCTGCCCTCACCCCCGGCCCCTCTCCCGCAAGCGGGAGAGGGGAGAATTCGACCGCGGTTCGGCAGGTAGTGGTGTGGATGCTACCTGGGATAGCGGCGGCTCCAGGCGGTGACGTTGTATCCGATGAACCCGCCGGTGAGGGTGCCGCCGAGAACGCCCGTGAGCGCCGCGACCGCCGCGATCTGGTAGGGCTCGCTCCCGCAGCCGTTCGGCTGCTCGCAGAGGCCGTGGCCCGCCGCCAACCCGAGCAGCCCCAGCACCACACCTCCGCCCACGGCCCCGATGGCAGCCCCCCGCCCCGTCGCACGGCGCCGCAGCCACACGGTGTCGATCTGCACCAGCTCGATCGCCCGCTCCTCGCCGGCGGAGGTCACGATCAGCCTGCCATCCCGCACGCCCCCGCAACGGCCCTGTAGCAAACTGTCACCCGCCGCGACCCGGACCCGCGCGCCCGGACAGGCGGTCCACACCGCCGTGGTGATGCGTGCCGTGTCCGCCTGCTGCGCCGCAGCGGGTCGCGCCCTGAAGATGGCGACCGTGGCCAGCAGGAGCGCAATGCGGAGGGTCCGAACGGCGGCGAGCTTCATCGGGAGGATCAGGGATGAAGAAGAAAGGCGAGCAGGGCGCCGTAGAGCGCGCCGACCAGCACCTCCAGCGGTGTGTGGCCCAGCAGCTCCGCCAGGCGCTCGCTGTCGATGGTGTGGTGGTGGCGCAGGTCGTCCACCAGGCGGTTGAGGGCGCGGGCCTGGTTGCCCGCCGCGCGTCGGATGCCCGTGGCATCGTACATCACCACGAACGAGAAGAATGCGACCGCCCCGAACAGCGGCGTGTTCCATCCGTGGCCGATCCCCACCGCTGTCGACAGCGCCGTCACCGACGCCGAGTGGGCGGACGGCATACCGCCTGTCCCGATCAGCCGCGTAAAGTCCGGGCGGCGGCGGGTGAGGAACGCGCGGACGAACTTGAAGCCCTGCGTCGTGAGCATGGCCAGCAGCGCCAGGGCGAGCGGCGGGTTCCACGATACGGCGGGCCCGAAGAACTCGCGCAACTCGTTCACCGGTCGCGCTCCAGCACGTACGCCGCCAGCGCCTCCAGCTCCGGCGAGCGGATCCCCGCCCCGCGCAATGCGGCCAGGGCCCGCGTCACCCGCTCGCGCGCCATCTCCCGCGCCCGCTCCAGGCCAAAGAGCGAGGGATACGTCGCCTTGCCGGCCTCCGCGTCCTTGCCCGGCGTTTTCCCCAGCGCGTCGTTGCTGGCGGTGACGTCCAGCACGTCGTCGACGATCTGGAACGCCAGCCCGAGCTCGCGCCCGTACTCCGTCAGCGCCTCCAGGCGGGCAGCATCCGCCCCCGCCGCCAGCGCGCCGATGCGCAGCGACGCCGCGAGCAGCGCGCCGGTCTTGTGGCGGTGGATGCGCTCCAGGCCGTCCGCATCCACCTCTCCCGCCACCTCGCCCTCCAGGTCCAGCAGCTGGCCGCCCACCATCCCCAGTGCGCCGCCCGCCCGGCAGAGCTCGCGGGCCAGCCGTCCGCGCGCTGGCGCATCCAGTTCCAACTCGCGCGCCGCATCGTCCATCACCCGAACGGCCGCGGGGATCAGCGCGGCGCCGGCGAGCAGCGCCGCGCCGGGGGTGAAGGTGACGTGAACCGTCGGGCGGCCGCGGCGCAGCGCGTCGTCGTCCATGCTGGGAAGGTCGTCGTGCACCAGCGAGTAGGTGTGCACGATCTCCAGCGCGCACCCCAGTCGGTACACGGCGTCCGGCGCCTCTCCCGGGCGGACGATGCGCCAGGCGGATACGCAGAGGATGGGGCGCAGGCGCTTGCCCGGGGTGCCGAGCGCGTACAGCACGGGATTGCCAAGGGCCGCCGGCGCGCCCTCCGCCAGCGTGGGGGCGAGGCCGTTCAGCGCGGCGTTGATGAGCTCCCGCTCGCGCTCCAGGAACGCGCCGAGGTCGACGTCCACGGCGGCATCCGTCCGGGAATCCGTCACGGCTGCTCGGGCACGTCTTCGAAGCGGTGGCCACCCTTGCCGTCGTCCAGCAGCTGGCGGATGCGGTGGTCGGCGCCCTCCAGGACGCCCTCGGCGTGGCGGAGCAGGCGGACGCCCTCCTCGAACAGCGCGAGGGAGTCGTCCAGCTCCAGCGACTCGCCCTCGATGCGGCCCACGATCTCGTTCAGCCGGTTCAAGGCGGCTTCGAAGCTGGGATTCTCGTGCGTCGGGCTTTCCATCATCACCACCGATGCTCTCCTTCGTTCGCCTGCATGGTCCGGGTGCGGGAAGAATACGGCCCCGCACCCCGCGGTTCCAGTCCATGCAGCCCGGCCCGATGCAAAAACGCGGAGGACGCGGCGCTTCCGCCGTTCCTCCGCGTCCTCCGCGCCTCCGCGTGACCCATCCCCGGCGATCCGGAGATCAGCTGACGAACACGCCCTGCGCGCGGAGCTTCTTCACCAGCGCGTTGCGGTCCTTGGTCGTCGCCCCGGGCAGCTCCAGCACCGTGTCGGTGATGGCGCGAACCTGCTTTCCGGCCGCGGACATGGCCCGCGCGGCCGTCTCGGCGTCCGGGCATTCCAGCAGCAGCGTGGGACGAAGCTGAACCCGGCGGACGGCGCCCAGCCAGTCGCTCACCTGTCGCTCCACGTTGGCGGGAAGCGCACGCGACGACGCGGCGCGCAGGGTGTCGAGCAGCTGCGCGGGGCCGATCCCGCTCTCCGCCGCGGCCAGGACGGAGGCGCGCGTCAGGCGGAACATCACCCCCGGCCCGGTGCCCACGCGCTGGGCCAGCCGCGTGAACTGCGCCTCCAGCCGCGGATCGGCGGCCAGGAACACGACGTCGAAGTTGGGCTGCACGATCACCTCGGCCTGGACCTCCGTGCCGTACTCGAACGTCTTCGCCCCACCGAGCAGGTAGCGCCCGGCGTCGGTCAGCACGAAGGTCAGCCAGCCGTCGGCGGTACGGCCCAGGCGCGCTCCGCCCAGCGGCGCCAGGCGGTTGTTGAGGAACTCCAGCAGGATCTGCCCCCACAAACGTTCCCAGTCGTTCCGCGTCGGGCGGCGGGCCTGCCACGCGATCCGCAGCGGGGTGCCTTCGCGCAGGGCGGCGAGGAACGGGTTCTCCGTCTCGGAGGCGTACGCCAGGAAGTCGACGATGCGCACGGGTTCGCCGGGAAGGGCCAGGAACGAGTCCGTCAGCCACTTCCGCAGGTCCAGCGTCTTGGGAAGGTCGGCGCTGAGCCGCACCGGAAAGAACTCCACCCCCTCCTCTTCGTGGTACCAGGTGCTCGGCCGGCGCGCCTTGGACGTGCGAATGCGGTCCACCAGTGCGGCGAGCCGGTCGCGCGTGGAGCCGGAAAGCCAGGCCATCCCCGCTTTCGTGGGTTTCAGCGACAGGTCGTGACCGGACCGGCCGGTTCGGTGAGCATACCCGGCCAGCAGCAGCACCTCGGCAGCGTGCTCCACTCGCTTCTCGGCCTGGAGAGAATCGATCCCCATCCAGTCCGGAACGGTGATCAGCCGCTCCTCGATGGCCTTGCGGGCCGCCGCGAAGATGGTCTGGTCGCTGCCGCGCAGCCGGATGGGCTCACCCGCGGCCTGCGCCAGCACCGCGGTCATGTCTTCCATCAGCCACGCGGCCTCGAAGCTTTCCGCCGGCTCCACCGGTTCCGGCCGCTCCGGCGGCGGTGCGCCCAGCCGCGCCCGCACCTGGGGCCACACCCACACCACGGGCTCGGACTCCAGCCCGCGGAGGGAGAGAAAGACGAGCAGGTAGCGCAACGCGGCTTCCAGCCCCATCGCCACGTCCATGGCCGGCAGATCGGGCACGTGCTCGCCCAGGCTCGCCAGCGGAACCGGCGCGGGCGCGGCCAGCAGGCTTTCGACCACCCGGCGCGTGGCCACCCAGGAGCGGTCATCGTCGAACCGCCGGCGCTCGCTCCTGGCCGCGTGCGCCGACTCCCACGCCATCGCCGCCTTCCGCGTATCGGCCGCAAGGAAGCTTTCGGCCCACTCCACGGAGGTGACCATGTGCGTCAGGTCGGCGCGGTCGGCGGCGAGGTTCCACCCTCGCGACCCGGAGGTCGCGTGCATCTCCTCCGGCGTGAAGTGCTCCTCCACGTATCCCATCAGCGCGCCGGGCGTGGGATCGTCCCACAGCCGGCGCCGGTCGGCCGCGCGCAGCGCCGTGTGCAGCACCCGGACGGCATCCGCCGGGACCACGGTGGCCCCGGAGCCCTTCGGAACGACGAACCCCGAATCCAGCAGCTCACCGCCGTAGGGACCGAGCGCCGTGGGACCGGCGCCCTGGGACGGCCGCATCGCCAGCACCACCCGGCGGGCGCCGGGCGAAAGGACCAGGTAGCGGGGGAGCTGGTCCAGGGCCTCGCTCCAGTCGGCGGGAAAGTACTTCACCGCAGCACCTCGTCCGCGTCGGCGATGTGGTACTCGTATCCCTGCTCGCACAGGAACAGCTGGCGGTTCATCGCGAACTCCTGTTCCACGGTTTCGTGCGAGACCAGCGTGTAGAAGTGCGCCTGGTTGCCGCCCGACTTGGGCCGGAGGATGCGCCCCAGCCGCTGCGCCTCTTCCTGCCGCGAGCCGAAGGTGCCGGAAACCTGGATGGCCAGCGACGCATCCGGCAGGTCCACGGCGAAGTTGGCCACCTTGGAGACGGCCAGCACGGGGATCTTTCCGTCGCGGAAGTCCTCGTAGATGCGGTCGCGCTTCGCCTGCCCGGTGGACCCCGTGAGGATGGGCACGTCCAGGTCGCGCGCGATCTCCTTCAGCTGGTCCAGGTACATGCCGATGACCAGCGCCGGCTCGCCCTCGTGCTGCTGCAGGATGGCGCGCACCACCTCGGCCTTGGCGGGGTTCTCGGAGGCGATGCGGAACTTTTCCCGCTGGCCGGCGACGGCGTATTCCATCCGCACGTCGCGCGGCATGGGAACGCGCACCTCGGTGCAGGTGGCGCTCGCGATCCACCCCTGCCCTTCCAGCACCTTCCACGGCACGTCGGCCTTCTTGGGGCCGATCAGCGCGAACACGTCGTCTTCGTGGCCGTCCTCGCGCACCAGCGTGGCCGTAAGCCCCAGCCGGCGGCGCGCCTGCAGCCCGGCGGTCACCTGGAAGACGGGCGCGGGAAGCAGGTGCACCTCGTCGTACACGATCAGCCCCCAGTCGCGCTCGTCGAACAGCTTCAGGTGCGTGAAATCCGCCTCCTTGCCGTTGCGGTGCGTGAGGATCTGGTACGTGGCCACGGTCACCGGCCGCACCTCCTTGGTGCCGCCGCTGTACTCGCCCACCTGGTCCTCGTGCAGCGACGTCTTGTCCAGCAGCTCCCTCACCCACTGGCGGACGGAGGTCACGCTCGTCGTCAGGATGAGGGTCGATGCGCCCACCTGCGCCATGGCGGCCATCCCCACGATGGTCTTGCCCGCGCCGCAGGGAAGCACCACCACCCCCGATCCGCCACGGGCCGTGCCCGATGCATGGAAAGCCGCCGCCGCGCTCTGCTGGTACTCGCGAAGCCCGAACTCCATTCCACCGCGGGTCACGGAACGGAGATCGATGGCCAGCGGCTCGCCCGCGGTGTACCCCGCCAGGTCCTCGGCGGGATAGCCCGCCTTCACCAGCTCCTGCTTCAGCCGTCCGCGGTCGTCGGGGTACACGCGAAACGCCGTCGCCGAGAGCCGCTCCCCCAGCAGCGCCGCCACCCGGGCGCGTCGCGACACCTCTTCCATCAGGAGATCGTCCGCCGCTTCCAGCACCAGCCCGTCCGCATCTCGGCGCAGCGTCAGCCGCCCGTACCGCGAGGCCAGGTCGCGAACGGACGTTTCTACGTGCGCCGGAACGGGATACTTGGATAGGTCGCGCAGGGTGGCTGTGATGTCGTCCGCGTCCACGCCCACGGAGCACGCGTTCCACACCGAGAGCGGGCTGACGCGGTAGGTGTGGATGTGCTCGGGCGACTTCACCAGCTCCGCGAAGCGCGCAAGCCGGTCGCGGGCTTCGGGATAGCGCGGATTGTCGACCTCCACCAGCACGGTGTGGTCGCCCTGCACGATCAGCGGGTTTTCGGGGCGGTACGCGGTCATCGAGGGTACGTCGATGGATCAGGAACAACACGGCGAGCACGAGGATGCACGAATCCCGTCCGGCGCACAAGTGCACGCCGTAAACGAAGTCCGTCGTGCCCTCGGGATCGGATCAAGCGGCTGGATCTGCTTGCACGCGGGCGTGGACGGAGCCGTCCGCCAGGCGTAGGCGGAACTCCTGGCCGGGGCGGAAGTCGGCCACGCCGCGCAGCACGCGGCCGGAGGGGTCCAGCGGAACGGCGAAGCCGCGGGCAAGCGTCGACAACGGGGAGAGGGCGTGCAAGCGTCCGGCGATCCCCGCCACGCGCTCGCGCCGCCCGGCGACGATGCGCTCCCCCGCGTCGTGCAGGTCCAGCCGCGCCTCGAACAGGCTTTCGCGGCCGTTCTCCACCCGCTCGCGCGTGCAGCGCAGCATCCGCTCGCGCAGGTCCGCCAGCCCACGGGCGAGGGCCACGCGATCGGGGACGGCGGCCTCGGCGGCGGCGGAGGGGGTGGGGGCGCGCAGGTCCGCCACCAGGTCGGCGATGGTGAAGTCCGTTTCGTGGCCCACCGCGGAGATCACGGGCACGGGCGATTCGGCGATGGCGCGCGCCACCGCCTCTTCGTTGAAGGCCCACAGGTCCTCGGTGGATCCCCCGCCCCGCCCCACGATCAGCACGTCGGCGCAGCCCGCGCGGGCGATCAGGTGGATGGCGCGCGCCACTTCCTCCGCCGCGCCCTCACCCTGCACGCGCGCGGCGGAAAGGACGATGCGGGTCCACGGCGCGCGGCGGCGGATGACGGAAGCGATGTCGTGGAGCGCCGCGCCCGCGGACGAGGTGACCACGCCGACGCACGCCGGATACGGCGGCAGCGCACGCTTGCGGAGGGGCGAGGTGAGCCCCTCCACCTCCAGCTTGATCCGCAGCTTGTCGAACGCCAGCTTCCACAGCCCCTCGCCCGTGGCCTCCAGCTCGGCGACGGACAGCTGGAACTCCCCGCGGCCCTCGTAGATGGTCAGCCGCCCCAGGGCGCGCACCTCCATCCCCTCGGTGGGCTGCGTGGGAAGGCGCCGCGCATCGTCGCGCCACATCACGCAGCGGATCTGCGAGCCGGCGTCGCGCAGGGTGAAGTAGCAGTGCCCGGAGCGCGCCTTGGTGAAGTTGCTCACCTCGCCCGACACCCACAGCGCCGGGAACATCCCCTCGATCAGGTGCCGCGCCGCCGCGTTCAGGGTAGACGGGGTCCATCCCCCCTCCGGCGCGCGGCGGGGGGATGGACGCGCGAAATCGGACGCGTCGTCGTCCAGGAACCCCGCGTCGGCCTGGCGGGCGGCTACGCGGCGCGCCACGTCCTCGTTGGCCGTCTCGTTCAGCCCCGGCTTCTTCTCCGCCGCGGCGGAGCTGAAGAGGTCCCAGCTCACCGTGCCCCCGCCGGCTTGCGGGCATTCCGCCGCTCGTGCGCGCGCAGCGCCGCGGTGGATGCGTTGCGCAGCAGCATGGCGATGGTCATCGGCCCCACGCCGCCGGGGACGGGCGTAATGGCGGAGGCCTTTTCCGACACGGCCTGGAAGTCCACGTCGCCATGCAGCGTGTAGCCCTTGGGCGATGAGGGATCGTCCACGCGGGTGACGCCCACGTCTATGACCACCGCGCCGGGCTTCACCATGTCGCCCGTGATCAGCCCCGGCTTGCCGACGGCGACCACCAGGATGTCGGCCATCCTCGTATGCTGCCCCAGGTCGGCCGTGTGGCGGTGGCAGAGGGTGACGGTGGCGTTCGGCCCCGGCGCCATCAGCAGCGAAGCCAGCGGCTTGCTGACGATCAGGCTGCGGCCGACGATCACCACGTGCTTGCCGTGGGTGTCGATGCGCTCACGCCGCAGCAGCTCCATGATCCCCTCGGGCGTGGCGGGAACGAACCCGGTGGGATCGCCCACGAAGGCGCGGCCCACGTTGGTGGGGTGAAAGCCGTCCACGTCCTTGGCGGGGCTCACCCGCTCCAGGAACATCTTGCTGTTCAGGTGCGGCGGCAGGGGGAGCTGCACCAGGATGCCGTGGATGTCGGGATCGGCGTTCAGGCCGTCGATGGTGCCCGTCAGCTCGTCGGCAGACGTTTCGGCCGGCAGGTGAAGGACGCGCGAGAGCATGCCGGCCTCCTGGCACGCCCGCGCCTTGCTGCGCACGTACACCTCGCTGGCGGGATCGGCGCCCACCAGCACCACCGCCAGCCCGGGAACCGTGCCCGCCGCGCGAAGCTGCGCTACCTCGGCGGCCACCTCGGCGCGGATGTCGCGCGCGATGGCTGCCCCGTCGATGATCCTGGCCACGCTATTTCTTCTTGAATTCGCCCTGGAGCACGCGCTCGTAGGGAACGTTCACCCGCTCGATGGACCTCGCAAGCCCGGTTGCCGGATCGATCTCGACCACGGCGCCCTGCAGCGTCAGGTCACCGTCCGCCGGCTGCAGCCGCTCGCCGCGGGTAAGGGTCAGCTGGCGTTCCACGGACAGCTCCCACTTCATCCCGATGATGCCGTCCATGCCCCCGGTCATCCCCAGGTCGGTGATGCGGGCCGTGCCCTTGGGAAGGATGCGCTCATCGGCGGTCTGCACGTGGGTGTGCGTGCCAACGACGGCGGCCACGCGGCCGTCCAGGTAGCGCGCGAACGCCTGCTTTTCGCTCGTCGCCTCCGCGTGGAACTCCACTACGACCACGTC
This window of the Longimicrobium sp. genome carries:
- a CDS encoding farnesyl diphosphate synthase is translated as MTDSRTDAAVDVDLGAFLERERELINAALNGLAPTLAEGAPAALGNPVLYALGTPGKRLRPILCVSAWRIVRPGEAPDAVYRLGCALEIVHTYSLVHDDLPSMDDDALRRGRPTVHVTFTPGAALLAGAALIPAAVRVMDDAARELELDAPARGRLARELCRAGGALGMVGGQLLDLEGEVAGEVDADGLERIHRHKTGALLAASLRIGALAAGADAARLEALTEYGRELGLAFQIVDDVLDVTASNDALGKTPGKDAEAGKATYPSLFGLERAREMARERVTRALAALRGAGIRSPELEALAAYVLERDR
- the folD gene encoding bifunctional methylenetetrahydrofolate dehydrogenase/methenyltetrahydrofolate cyclohydrolase FolD; translated protein: MARIIDGAAIARDIRAEVAAEVAQLRAAGTVPGLAVVLVGADPASEVYVRSKARACQEAGMLSRVLHLPAETSADELTGTIDGLNADPDIHGILVQLPLPPHLNSKMFLERVSPAKDVDGFHPTNVGRAFVGDPTGFVPATPEGIMELLRRERIDTHGKHVVIVGRSLIVSKPLASLLMAPGPNATVTLCHRHTADLGQHTRMADILVVAVGKPGLITGDMVKPGAVVIDVGVTRVDDPSSPKGYTLHGDVDFQAVSEKASAITPVPGGVGPMTIAMLLRNASTAALRAHERRNARKPAGAR
- the xseB gene encoding exodeoxyribonuclease VII small subunit — translated: MMESPTHENPSFEAALNRLNEIVGRIEGESLELDDSLALFEEGVRLLRHAEGVLEGADHRIRQLLDDGKGGHRFEDVPEQP
- a CDS encoding DNA repair helicase XPB — its product is MTAYRPENPLIVQGDHTVLVEVDNPRYPEARDRLARFAELVKSPEHIHTYRVSPLSVWNACSVGVDADDITATLRDLSKYPVPAHVETSVRDLASRYGRLTLRRDADGLVLEAADDLLMEEVSRRARVAALLGERLSATAFRVYPDDRGRLKQELVKAGYPAEDLAGYTAGEPLAIDLRSVTRGGMEFGLREYQQSAAAAFHASGTARGGSGVVVLPCGAGKTIVGMAAMAQVGASTLILTTSVTSVRQWVRELLDKTSLHEDQVGEYSGGTKEVRPVTVATYQILTHRNGKEADFTHLKLFDERDWGLIVYDEVHLLPAPVFQVTAGLQARRRLGLTATLVREDGHEDDVFALIGPKKADVPWKVLEGQGWIASATCTEVRVPMPRDVRMEYAVAGQREKFRIASENPAKAEVVRAILQQHEGEPALVIGMYLDQLKEIARDLDVPILTGSTGQAKRDRIYEDFRDGKIPVLAVSKVANFAVDLPDASLAIQVSGTFGSRQEEAQRLGRILRPKSGGNQAHFYTLVSHETVEQEFAMNRQLFLCEQGYEYHIADADEVLR
- a CDS encoding helicase-associated domain-containing protein, with protein sequence MKYFPADWSEALDQLPRYLVLSPGARRVVLAMRPSQGAGPTALGPYGGELLDSGFVVPKGSGATVVPADAVRVLHTALRAADRRRLWDDPTPGALMGYVEEHFTPEEMHATSGSRGWNLAADRADLTHMVTSVEWAESFLAADTRKAAMAWESAHAARSERRRFDDDRSWVATRRVVESLLAAPAPVPLASLGEHVPDLPAMDVAMGLEAALRYLLVFLSLRGLESEPVVWVWPQVRARLGAPPPERPEPVEPAESFEAAWLMEDMTAVLAQAAGEPIRLRGSDQTIFAAARKAIEERLITVPDWMGIDSLQAEKRVEHAAEVLLLAGYAHRTGRSGHDLSLKPTKAGMAWLSGSTRDRLAALVDRIRTSKARRPSTWYHEEEGVEFFPVRLSADLPKTLDLRKWLTDSFLALPGEPVRIVDFLAYASETENPFLAALREGTPLRIAWQARRPTRNDWERLWGQILLEFLNNRLAPLGGARLGRTADGWLTFVLTDAGRYLLGGAKTFEYGTEVQAEVIVQPNFDVVFLAADPRLEAQFTRLAQRVGTGPGVMFRLTRASVLAAAESGIGPAQLLDTLRAASSRALPANVERQVSDWLGAVRRVQLRPTLLLECPDAETAARAMSAAGKQVRAITDTVLELPGATTKDRNALVKKLRAQGVFVS
- the xseA gene encoding exodeoxyribonuclease VII large subunit; protein product: MSWDLFSSAAAEKKPGLNETANEDVARRVAARQADAGFLDDDASDFARPSPRRAPEGGWTPSTLNAAARHLIEGMFPALWVSGEVSNFTKARSGHCYFTLRDAGSQIRCVMWRDDARRLPTQPTEGMEVRALGRLTIYEGRGEFQLSVAELEATGEGLWKLAFDKLRIKLEVEGLTSPLRKRALPPYPACVGVVTSSAGAALHDIASVIRRRAPWTRIVLSAARVQGEGAAEEVARAIHLIARAGCADVLIVGRGGGSTEDLWAFNEEAVARAIAESPVPVISAVGHETDFTIADLVADLRAPTPSAAAEAAVPDRVALARGLADLRERMLRCTRERVENGRESLFEARLDLHDAGERIVAGRRERVAGIAGRLHALSPLSTLARGFAVPLDPSGRVLRGVADFRPGQEFRLRLADGSVHARVQADPAA
- a CDS encoding divergent PAP2 family protein, which encodes MNELREFFGPAVSWNPPLALALLAMLTTQGFKFVRAFLTRRRPDFTRLIGTGGMPSAHSASVTALSTAVGIGHGWNTPLFGAVAFFSFVVMYDATGIRRAAGNQARALNRLVDDLRHHHTIDSERLAELLGHTPLEVLVGALYGALLAFLLHP